From one Streptococcus pneumoniae genomic stretch:
- a CDS encoding pneumococcal-type histidine triad protein produces the protein MKKKQYIIGSVAVLALSLCSYELGRHQASETKDSNHIAYVDQKDSTEKGVKKAENLTPEQINAKENIKAEQIVIKITDQGYVTSHGDHYHYYNGKVPFDAIISEELIMKDPSYQLQESDIVNEVKDGYIIKVNGQYYLYLKHPGQTTNVRTKEEITRQREEHIESKAASGGGSHQAASPALKAAKAQGRYTTDDGYVFNPTDVIEDTGDAFIVPHGNHFHYIPKSDLSASELQAAQNYWNSKKGGGSAPSYAQSNTATQGSSTYIPESRQDVSLGTTIQPETIGHRPSLGVATTPNVIPHASQERSLFQLLQELYRTPLSERHVESDGLVFDPAQIISRTDKGVAVPHGDHFHFIPYVQMSPLEAKIARMIEIGKAVKPDMEKPKPALPTTPSDKPTLPSGPATQPEVKPEVEKPSLEHQSSEPTQPQAEKRQKKTMYSAEKLAAARAQGRYTSAEDGYIFKAEDIISDEGDTYLLFRDNYTHWVYKGDLSKVEQEEARAFCEKKGFKAPAADDISYFDASKESAEEVFERVTAKKIVPFERIPYNLGYASKVLNGKVIIPHHDHYHNIAIAWFNDPEGFKAPSGYSLADLFATVKYYLSHPTERPYSQYGWGALEEKDTEAPKESQPSAPISHPEREGKPNSQIAYTPEEIAAAKEQGRYTTSDGYIFDAKDIVEDLGDGYLVPHMSHSHYIPKADLSEKEQEEARRYVADAGLANKKEEVTPQTTGEKAIDIYNRVTPAKLIPVEAMPYHAAYVVDFRDGQMIIPHHDHYHNIPLAWFDKGDFEAPAGYTLEQFLATVKYYVTHPEDRPTSDDGFGISSDHGKVTEEEKQSILESKEEAETTEEEVEELDEEELARIKLAKEFGMELKDFEKKLVTLAFKYKMSLENFSYHPENGTVSLTDSSGTVRVISLSTLEEVNH, from the coding sequence ATGAAAAAGAAACAGTATATCATCGGTAGTGTAGCAGTTCTTGCTTTGAGCCTGTGTAGCTATGAGCTGGGACGGCATCAAGCAAGTGAGACGAAAGACAGCAATCATATCGCCTATGTTGATCAGAAAGATAGCACAGAAAAAGGTGTCAAAAAAGCTGAAAATCTTACCCCTGAGCAAATCAATGCCAAGGAAAATATCAAGGCAGAGCAGATTGTTATCAAAATTACAGATCAAGGGTATGTGACTTCACATGGCGACCACTACCATTACTATAATGGGAAAGTTCCTTTTGATGCCATTATTAGCGAAGAGTTGATTATGAAAGATCCCTCCTATCAGTTGCAGGAGTCTGATATTGTCAATGAAGTCAAAGATGGGTACATTATAAAAGTAAATGGACAATACTATCTTTATCTGAAACATCCTGGTCAGACCACCAATGTTAGAACCAAGGAAGAAATCACCCGTCAGAGGGAAGAGCATATAGAGAGTAAGGCAGCTAGTGGTGGGGGAAGTCATCAAGCAGCGTCTCCTGCGCTCAAGGCTGCCAAAGCTCAGGGACGTTATACGACAGATGATGGCTATGTCTTTAATCCGACAGATGTCATTGAAGATACAGGTGATGCCTTTATTGTGCCCCATGGCAATCACTTCCATTACATTCCTAAGAGTGATTTGTCAGCGAGTGAGCTTCAAGCAGCGCAGAATTATTGGAATAGCAAAAAAGGTGGTGGCAGTGCGCCTTCCTATGCTCAATCAAATACTGCTACACAAGGTTCATCAACCTATATTCCTGAAAGTAGACAAGATGTATCACTCGGCACAACCATCCAGCCAGAGACAATTGGGCATAGACCAAGTTTGGGAGTGGCAACGACACCGAATGTCATTCCTCATGCCAGTCAAGAACGAAGTCTGTTCCAGCTCTTGCAAGAATTATACCGTACACCGCTCAGTGAGCGACATGTTGAGTCTGATGGTTTAGTATTTGACCCTGCACAAATTATTAGCCGAACCGACAAAGGGGTAGCTGTTCCGCATGGTGATCATTTCCATTTTATTCCCTATGTTCAGATGTCACCCCTTGAAGCAAAAATTGCGCGGATGATTGAGATTGGAAAAGCTGTTAAGCCAGATATGGAGAAACCAAAACCAGCTTTGCCAACCACACCAAGCGATAAGCCAACTCTTCCATCTGGACCAGCTACTCAACCAGAGGTAAAACCAGAGGTTGAAAAACCAAGTTTAGAACATCAGTCATCAGAGCCAACACAGCCTCAAGCAGAGAAGCGCCAGAAGAAAACCATGTATTCTGCAGAAAAACTAGCAGCTGCACGAGCGCAAGGGCGCTACACATCGGCTGAAGATGGGTATATCTTCAAGGCTGAGGATATTATCAGTGATGAGGGCGATACCTATCTCCTTTTCCGAGACAATTACACGCATTGGGTGTATAAGGGAGATCTTTCTAAGGTTGAGCAGGAAGAAGCAAGAGCTTTTTGTGAAAAAAAGGGCTTTAAAGCTCCGGCAGCAGATGATATTTCCTATTTTGATGCTAGCAAAGAAAGTGCAGAAGAGGTCTTTGAGCGGGTGACAGCGAAAAAAATCGTTCCATTTGAGCGCATTCCTTACAATCTAGGCTACGCTTCTAAGGTTCTCAATGGCAAGGTTATCATACCTCACCATGATCATTACCACAATATTGCGATTGCTTGGTTTAATGATCCTGAAGGATTTAAGGCACCAAGTGGTTATAGTTTGGCAGATTTGTTTGCAACGGTGAAATATTATCTTAGTCATCCAACCGAGCGTCCGTATTCCCAATACGGCTGGGGAGCTTTGGAAGAAAAAGATACAGAAGCGCCAAAAGAGAGTCAGCCAAGTGCACCAATTTCCCATCCAGAGCGCGAAGGCAAGCCAAATTCACAAATTGCTTATACGCCTGAGGAGATTGCAGCAGCTAAGGAGCAAGGTCGTTATACCACTTCAGATGGTTATATCTTTGATGCCAAGGATATTGTAGAAGATCTTGGAGATGGCTATCTTGTACCGCATATGAGCCATAGTCACTATATTCCAAAGGCAGATTTGTCTGAAAAAGAGCAAGAGGAAGCCCGTCGCTATGTGGCAGATGCAGGGCTAGCGAACAAGAAAGAAGAGGTAACTCCGCAAACAACAGGTGAAAAAGCCATTGATATCTACAATCGCGTGACGCCTGCGAAGTTGATACCAGTCGAAGCAATGCCGTATCATGCAGCCTATGTGGTTGATTTCAGAGATGGACAGATGATTATTCCACATCATGATCATTACCATAATATTCCTCTTGCTTGGTTTGACAAGGGAGATTTCGAGGCACCAGCAGGCTATACCTTGGAGCAATTCTTGGCAACGGTTAAATACTATGTCACACATCCAGAAGACCGTCCGACATCTGACGATGGATTTGGGATTTCAAGTGACCATGGCAAGGTGACAGAAGAAGAGAAACAATCCATACTAGAAAGCAAAGAAGAAGCTGAAACGACGGAAGAAGAAGTGGAGGAACTAGACGAAGAAGAACTCGCTCGGATCAAGCTAGCCAAAGAATTCGGAATGGAATTGAAGGATTTTGAGAAAAAATTAGTGACTCTAGCTTTTAAATATAAGATGAGTCTAGAAAACTTCAGCTACCATCCAGAAAATGGCACAGTTTCACTGACAGATAGTTCAGGTACAGTACGCGTGATTTCACTTTCAACCTTAGAAGAAGTGAATCACTAA
- the zwf gene encoding glucose-6-phosphate dehydrogenase, producing MSAKVIVTIFGASGDLAQRKLYPSLFRLYRSGNLSKHFAVIGTARRPWSKEYFESVVVESISDLADSPKEAQEFASHFYYQSHDVADTDHYIKLKKLQEELNETYQAEHNKLFFLSMAPQFFGTIAKHLKSEHIVDGKGFERLIVEKPFGTDLATASKLNEELLAAFHEEQIFRIDHYLGKEMIQSIFALRFANLLFENIWNRDYIDNVQITFAEKLGVEERGGYYDTSGGALRDMVQNHTLQLLSLLAMDKPATFSKDDIRKEKIKVFQQLRKPSTEELKELFIRGQYKSGTVNGKKYISYRSEPNVAPDSTTETFAAGTFFVDSPRFKDVPFFFRTGKRLSEKGTLVNVTFKQMDSIFGQPLAPNVLTIFIQPTEGFSLSINGKEVGEAFQLAANSLDYHTDATASGASPDPYEKLIYDVLNNDSTNFSHWEEVRSSWELIDQIEETWANDQAPLHFYQAGSMGPDASFELLQKHGIQWIWHPKQEKE from the coding sequence ATGTCAGCAAAAGTTATCGTAACAATTTTCGGTGCGAGTGGTGATTTGGCACAACGCAAGCTCTATCCCTCGCTCTTTCGCCTTTATAGATCTGGCAATCTCTCTAAGCATTTTGCGGTGATTGGTACAGCTCGCCGCCCTTGGAGTAAAGAATATTTTGAATCCGTGGTGGTAGAATCCATCTCTGACTTGGCAGATAGCCCCAAAGAGGCTCAAGAATTTGCCAGCCACTTCTACTATCAAAGCCATGATGTGGCAGACACGGATCACTACATCAAACTGAAAAAACTCCAAGAAGAGCTCAACGAAACCTATCAAGCTGAGCATAACAAGCTGTTCTTCCTCTCTATGGCACCTCAGTTTTTCGGCACCATTGCCAAACACCTCAAATCAGAACATATCGTAGATGGCAAAGGTTTTGAGCGTTTGATTGTCGAAAAACCTTTCGGGACTGACTTAGCAACGGCTAGCAAGCTCAATGAGGAGCTTCTTGCTGCCTTTCATGAAGAGCAGATTTTCCGCATTGACCACTATCTTGGAAAAGAAATGATTCAAAGTATCTTTGCTCTTCGCTTTGCCAATCTTCTGTTTGAAAACATCTGGAATCGCGACTATATTGACAATGTACAAATTACCTTCGCTGAAAAATTAGGAGTTGAAGAGCGTGGGGGCTACTACGACACATCTGGTGGTGCGTTGCGTGACATGGTACAAAACCATACCTTGCAACTACTTTCTCTTCTTGCTATGGATAAGCCTGCTACCTTTAGCAAAGACGATATTCGCAAGGAAAAAATCAAGGTCTTCCAGCAACTTCGTAAACCAAGTACAGAGGAACTCAAAGAGCTCTTTATCCGCGGTCAGTACAAGTCTGGAACTGTAAATGGCAAGAAATATATCTCCTACCGCAGCGAGCCAAACGTCGCTCCTGATTCTACGACAGAAACCTTTGCAGCAGGTACTTTCTTCGTTGATAGCCCACGTTTCAAAGATGTTCCTTTCTTTTTCCGCACTGGAAAACGCTTGAGCGAAAAAGGAACGTTGGTCAATGTGACCTTTAAACAAATGGACTCCATCTTTGGACAACCACTTGCTCCAAACGTCTTGACCATTTTCATCCAACCAACAGAAGGATTCTCCCTCAGTATCAACGGCAAAGAGGTCGGTGAAGCTTTCCAACTAGCAGCAAATTCTCTGGACTACCACACTGATGCTACTGCATCTGGTGCCTCTCCTGATCCTTATGAAAAATTGATTTACGATGTTTTAAACAATGACTCTACCAATTTCAGCCATTGGGAAGAAGTCCGTTCCAGCTGGGAATTGATTGACCAAATCGAAGAGACTTGGGCAAATGACCAAGCTCCTCTTCACTTCTACCAAGCTGGTAGTATGGGACCAGACGCCAGCTTTGAACTCCTGCAAAAGCATGGGATACAGTGGATTTGGCATCCTAAACAAGAGAAAGAGTAA
- a CDS encoding TIGR03943 family protein — protein MIRFLILAGYFELSMYLQLSGKLNQYINMHYSYLAYISMILSFVLAVVQLIVWMKQMQVHSHLTSKSAKFASIFLLILPLFIGLFFPTVSLDSTTVSSKGFHFPLAEGTSKTVQDEEGTTNQYLKPDTSSYFTKGAYEKEMKAAAKKYINKDLITVTTENYMEVMEVIYDYPEEFVGKDLEFTGFVYNDPSESEKQFLFRFGIIHCIADSGVYGLLTTGNKEHFPDNTWIHAKGKIELHYHKQLGQSLPSLAITSFERVHKPDNPYVYRVF, from the coding sequence ATGATTCGATTTTTAATCTTAGCCGGCTATTTTGAACTCAGCATGTATTTGCAATTATCTGGTAAGCTCAACCAGTACATCAACATGCACTATTCCTACTTAGCTTATATTTCGATGATACTATCCTTTGTCCTTGCTGTGGTACAACTGATTGTCTGGATGAAGCAAATGCAGGTTCACAGCCATTTAACAAGCAAATCCGCTAAATTCGCAAGTATCTTCTTACTGATCCTGCCTCTCTTTATCGGACTATTCTTTCCGACGGTTAGTCTCGATTCGACAACGGTCTCTTCCAAAGGCTTTCATTTCCCCTTAGCAGAAGGCACTTCCAAAACCGTCCAAGACGAAGAGGGAACAACCAATCAATACCTGAAACCTGATACCAGCTCCTACTTTACAAAAGGTGCCTACGAAAAAGAAATGAAGGCGGCTGCTAAAAAATATATCAACAAAGACCTCATAACTGTGACAACAGAAAATTACATGGAAGTCATGGAAGTCATCTATGACTATCCTGAGGAATTTGTCGGCAAAGACCTAGAATTCACTGGATTTGTCTATAATGACCCGAGTGAGAGCGAAAAACAATTCCTCTTTCGCTTTGGAATCATCCACTGTATTGCCGATTCTGGAGTCTATGGACTTCTCACCACTGGAAATAAGGAGCATTTCCCTGACAATACATGGATTCATGCCAAGGGGAAAATCGAGTTACATTATCACAAGCAATTAGGGCAAAGTTTGCCAAGCCTTGCAATCACAAGCTTTGAGAGGGTTCATAAACCTGACAATCCCTATGTCTATCGTGTGTTTTAA
- a CDS encoding permease yields MSVFSHLPESILQAGAIFLSIMIEALPFVLIGSIISGFIEVYVTPDRVYRSLPKNKWGRIFFGTFIGFIFPSCECGIVPIITRFLDKKVPSYTAVPFLVTAPVINPIVLFATFSAFGNSPRMAILRALGSILVATILGIFYGFLDTQSIQKNGRKPIHQHDFSQLSSFQKLFQVFVQAVDEFFDTGRYLVFGCLFASIVQVYVPTRILTSISATPLFAIVLLMLLAFLLSLCSEADAFIGSSLLSSFGLAPVLAFLVIGPMLDIKNILMMKSNLTNRFIWQFMSITSVTVLLYAFLVGVML; encoded by the coding sequence ATGAGTGTCTTTTCACATCTCCCCGAAAGTATCTTGCAGGCAGGGGCGATTTTTTTATCTATTATGATTGAGGCTCTGCCTTTTGTGCTGATTGGGAGTATCATTTCAGGATTTATCGAAGTCTATGTGACACCTGATCGAGTTTATCGGAGCCTCCCTAAAAATAAATGGGGACGCATTTTCTTTGGAACCTTCATTGGCTTTATCTTTCCTTCTTGCGAATGCGGTATTGTGCCAATCATCACGCGCTTTTTGGATAAGAAAGTACCCAGCTACACAGCCGTTCCTTTTCTAGTGACTGCTCCTGTGATTAACCCTATCGTGCTCTTTGCGACCTTTTCTGCCTTTGGAAATTCTCCTAGAATGGCGATTCTACGAGCCTTAGGGTCTATTCTTGTAGCAACGATATTGGGGATTTTCTATGGCTTTTTAGACACGCAGTCCATTCAAAAAAATGGCAGAAAACCTATTCATCAGCATGATTTTTCCCAACTCAGCTCTTTTCAAAAGCTCTTTCAAGTCTTTGTTCAAGCCGTTGATGAATTTTTTGATACAGGCAGGTATTTGGTCTTTGGTTGCTTGTTTGCCAGTATCGTACAGGTCTATGTACCCACACGGATCTTGACCTCTATCAGCGCAACACCCCTCTTTGCGATTGTACTACTCATGCTCCTTGCATTTTTACTATCTCTATGTAGCGAGGCGGACGCCTTTATCGGCAGCTCTCTTCTTTCGAGTTTCGGTTTAGCGCCTGTTTTAGCCTTTCTCGTTATTGGACCAATGCTTGATATTAAAAATATTCTCATGATGAAATCCAATCTCACCAACCGTTTCATTTGGCAATTTATGAGCATTACCAGTGTAACAGTGCTCCTCTATGCCTTTTTAGTGGGGGTGATGCTATGA
- a CDS encoding SPJ_0845 family protein, producing the protein MAIKFTKTDDLDKMFEEFAKLPDLDKVSFPDDKEQAEKKSKGDEKA; encoded by the coding sequence ATGGCTATTAAATTTACCAAAACAGATGATTTAGATAAGATGTTTGAGGAGTTTGCAAAGCTGCCTGATCTGGACAAGGTTAGCTTTCCAGATGACAAGGAACAAGCAGAGAAAAAAAGTAAGGGAGATGAAAAGGCATGA